Within the Legionella pneumophila subsp. pneumophila str. Philadelphia 1 genome, the region GGATTTCCAACTGCCCTCAACCCTAATTCTTCAGAGGGCAATATTCTGTTGGCTCAAAGATGATTGCTTAAGGACTTACGAAAAACCCAATCTCTATGTTAAAAATGTTTTTAATTCGGTCATTTAGTATATCTAAACTCCCTCATTAAAAACATTTTTTGCCTTGACCTTGGAGTTTTTCGTAAGTCCTGTACTTATCTCGCAAAGTAAGATTTAGCACGATTTCGCTATAGCCAAGTTTGTATTTGGCTTAAGGGAAAACTTGGGAACAGTTAATTGAGAAGCCATATCACGCCATTGAGATAGGCGGCAAAAAGCAACCAAATGAGATAGGGTAGCAACAATATAGCAAGGCTTTTTTTCTTATTTGTTTGGCTAAACATCAGAAGCCCAGTGAGCCCCGCCATTACAAGAATCCATAAAAAACTAAGACCAGTCCAATGCAGCACAAAAAAAAGCGGGGTCCATGCCCAATTCATCAGCATCTGTACTGAATATAAATAAAACACAGATCTCATCTCAGACTCATTTCGAGAGCACCATAAAACCCAACCCACTATTGCAAGAAGGGCATATAAAATCGACCAAACAATTGAAAATACTGGTCCAGGAGGAGTTAAACCGGATTTATTGAGCCCCTCATACCAAGAGGGAATATTCGCTTGCGTCAGCATTCCTAAAAAAAAACCAATTGCTTCAAAGGTAATGATCCAGGCAATCAGCTCTGTCCAACTTTTTTTATTCAATGGGGTCTCTCCAAATTTTAGTTAATCTCTTGTCAATCCATTCCTTTTTTTATTTGCTGATAGTAACTCAATGCCTTAGTTCTCGCTTCTTGGTGATCAATGATGGGTTTGGGATATTTTTTCCCTAAAAAAATGGAACTGGCGTCAGCATCTGTCCAGGGTTGATGAATTGACTGACTATTTAATTGGGCAAGTTCGGGGATCCATTGGCGTATGTAAACGCCATCCGGGTCAAATTTTTGGCTTTGTAAAATAGGATTGAAAATACGGAAATAAGGTGCTGCATCCGCACCGCATCCTGCTACCCATTGCCAGCTCGCGCTGTTATTCGCCAGATCCGCATCGACTAGGGTGTCTAAAAACCACTGTGCGCCCGAACGCCAATCAATCAGTAAATCTTTGGTAAGAAATGATGCGACAATCATGCGAACGCGGTTGTGCATGTATCCTGTGGCCCATAATTCTCTCATTCCAGCATCAATGATAGGATACCCAGTCATTCCCTTTTGCCAGCAAGTTAATAATTGCTCATCATTTTGCCAGGGGAATGCATCAAACTCCTTTCTAAAATTTTCGCAGTCCAGCTTGGGGAAGTGGTAGAGCAGATAGACAGAAAACTCTCTCCACCCCAGCTCTGATAAAAAATGCTCTACGGAGGCCAGATCACAGGTATGTTCCAGTTTAGCCAACTCGAGTGCTCTTAAAATCACCCAAGGACTGATTTCCCCAAAGTGCAAATGAGGTGACAATCGAGATGTCGCATTTTTAGCTGGAAAATCGCGATCCCTTTTATATCCGCTAAGGTGATGAACAATAAACTCATCCAGTTTTTTTTGTGCGCCCTCTTCTCCAGGAATCCAATATTCAGAAAATCGTGCTGCCCAATTAATTGCTGGCAATAACTTCCATTTGCCAATGTCATCACTTGCAATTTCGATTCCCCTTGGGCGTTTAGTGAGAATAAAAGGCGAGGGGATATTAAGAATTTGTCGACATTGTTTCCAGTAAGGAGTAAAAACCTTAAAAAAATCCCCATTTTTATTTTTAATTGTCCACGGTTCATGAAGTAAATTTCCATTGAAACTCTGCACTTTAATTTCTCTTTCAACCAAAGCAAGCTTAATTTTTTTATCGCGTGCAATGACCTGTGGTTCATAGCAGCGATTCCAATAGACTGATTCCACACCATACTGTGCGACTAATTCCAAAATAATCTCTTGCGGAGATCCTTTGCGGAGAACGAGGCTTAAACCCTGTTGATTTAACGATTTGCCCAAAGCAATGAGACTATAATGGAGCCACCAAGCTTGAGCTTGCCCTAAAACACTGCATTTATCATCATAAATATAAAGTGGAATTACAATTTCATGATGGGAGCATGCTTCGATGAACGCGGGATTATCGGTCAATCTTAAATCTTGACGGAACCACACAAGAGCAATAGTCATTATTTTCTTCTATTGATGGAAAAACCATAAAATAACATGCTTATGATTTTTTCTTAACTAGAGGAGTTCCTTTTAATTTCTACTAAACGCACTTTTATTTCAAAAGATAACTGATAAGTGGGAGAAGTAGTATATTGAATAGACCTACTAAAATCATAGCCAAACTGGCAATGGCGCCTTCCGTATTCCCTATTTTATGGGCCTGAGCGGTTCCTGCCGCATGGGCTCCTACTCCTAAAAGGGCACCTCTGGCAAGAGCTGAGTTAAAAGGCAAGCGCGACAGGATGAATTCACCGAGTATAGCTCCCAATATCCCTGTGACAATAACAAAAATCGCAGTCAAATCAGGTGCTGCACCAATTCCCCTTGAGATTTCTATAGCAAACGGTGTGCTGATAGAGCGAGGGAGAAGACTTAAGCGTAAATTATCATCAAGGCCAAGAAGGATTGCCAATCCCCAACTGGATGCTATGGCAGTGAAACTTCCCACAATCACGCCAATTAAAAGCACTGGCCAATGCTGGCGAATGAGGGCACGTTTTTCATAAATGGGAATGGCAAAGGCCACGGTTGCAGGACCAATTAACAAGACTAGCCATTTTGTTCCTCGGAAATAGTCCTGGTAGTTTACATGCAGTAAAAGCACTACGCTGGCAACCAGTATCGGTGTTAAAGCAAGTGGCATTAGCCACCAAAAGGGCCATCTTCTATATAGTTTTTGCGTAATAAAATACATACCTATTGTGATAAGTGACCAGAAAAATGCCTGGATCATGGATTCAGAGAGAATGCTGCTTGGCATGATGCGTCCTCCAACGGTAGCAATAATCTACAACAAGGGCAGTGACTAGCATCACCGTGATTGTGCTGAGCAGAATAATGAAGAGAATTTTAAGGCCTAAAAGACCGATAAATTCCCGGTGCTCCAGTATTGCAAGGACGCCAGGGATAAAAAAAAGTAACATATTGGCAAGGAGTAATTCAGCTCCCCGCCTTATACGATTTAATTTTAAGCAATTCGTCGCCAAAAGCAGTAAAACAATTCCCAAGCCAAGGATTCCTCCGGACAAAGGAAGCTTGACCAGTTTGAGCAATAACTCACTAGCTAACCAAAATAAGCCAACCAATACTATCTGAAAAAATGAATTTTGCTGAATTTTATTTGCCATATATGTGCTCATGGTGGATATTATTTTTTCATTTAAGTTTACACTTTTAATTAAGATGAATAAAATGAATTTATAGACTAATAACCTTTCCAATATGGAATAATTATGGAATTTAAACTGCTTCAGACTTTCATAGAGGTTGTACGGCAGGGTAGTTTTTCCAAAGCGGCTGAAAATCTCTTTACGACCCAGTCTACAGTCAGTAAAGCCATAAAACAGCTTGAAGAGGAGTTAGGTATCACTCTGATTGAGCGGTTTAAAAAGCGTAATGTACCAACAACCGCAGGTGAAATTGTTTATCAACGAGGAACAAAATTATTGGCTGATCGAGATGATCTTCTTAAAGAATTGGATGAAATCCGAGGTTTGAAACAAGGTCGACTACGTTTGGGTATTTCTCCGGTGGGTAGCAGTACTTTATTTGCCCCTCTTTTTGTTCTATACAGACAACGTTATCCAGGCATTGAAGTAGAGCTTGTTGAACATGGCAGCGATAAACTTGCAGAGTGTTTACGTGCAGGAGAGATCGATTTTGCTGGGACCCTATTACCCATTTCCGAAGAATTTGATTGCCAATTAGTACGCTCTGAACCATTGGTCGCGCTCCTGGCATCTGGACATCCATTAGCAACTAAACATTGCATTTCTCTACCAGAACTTAAAGAAATACCTTTCATCCTTTTTGGCAGTGGTTTCGCGTTACATCGAATTATATTGGACGCGTGCCGTCACGCTGGTTTCGAACCTAAGGTGGTGGCTCAAAGCAGTCAGATTGATTTTATGCTGGAGCTTGTTGCAGCAGGCCTTGGGGTTACTTTTTTGCCACGGATGATTGCCACTCAAAGGCATACGACACAAATTCGCTCTCTTTTACTTAATGGAAGTGAGTTCCAATGGAATATGGCGATGACCTGGCGTAGAAATTCTTATCTCTCTGAGGCGGCCCAAGCTTGGTTGGCTCTGGTGCGTGAAGTGCATGTTGATAATTAGTTTTAGATTGGGGGCTGCAAGAGCTCTATTTTCATATCAATCATAAGGCAGATATATTGAAAATCATTGCTGGTGTAGCCATACTTCATATCTAAACAATATGAATTAGCAAAACCGTGATGAACAACCAGCAAAAAATTAAATGCCCCATTTGTGACAAACAAAATACCTGGCGCCCTGATAACCTGTTCAGGCCTTTTTGCTCTGAACGATGCAAGTTAATAGATCTGGGAGAATGGGCCAGCGAAAGCCGAAAAATTCCCGGAAGCTCCATTGATCCTGAGTCTATAGTGACAACCAATAATAAGCAGGATAATGTGGATGAGCAGTAGGCAACAGAATCCAACGCTCAGCTTTCCAAATTGCGAACAATATTATGCGCTGACTCCTATTGCTCGCTTTCTAACTATCTGCTACTCATGAAATGTCAAGAAGTAAGTCTTTGCTTTTTGCATAACGTTCCAAATGAGTATCGATAAGGGTAACATGACCTACCTTGCGATCTGGCCGGGGGGCTTTTC harbors:
- a CDS encoding cryptochrome/photolyase family protein; protein product: MTIALVWFRQDLRLTDNPAFIEACSHHEIVIPLYIYDDKCSVLGQAQAWWLHYSLIALGKSLNQQGLSLVLRKGSPQEIILELVAQYGVESVYWNRCYEPQVIARDKKIKLALVEREIKVQSFNGNLLHEPWTIKNKNGDFFKVFTPYWKQCRQILNIPSPFILTKRPRGIEIASDDIGKWKLLPAINWAARFSEYWIPGEEGAQKKLDEFIVHHLSGYKRDRDFPAKNATSRLSPHLHFGEISPWVILRALELAKLEHTCDLASVEHFLSELGWREFSVYLLYHFPKLDCENFRKEFDAFPWQNDEQLLTCWQKGMTGYPIIDAGMRELWATGYMHNRVRMIVASFLTKDLLIDWRSGAQWFLDTLVDADLANNSASWQWVAGCGADAAPYFRIFNPILQSQKFDPDGVYIRQWIPELAQLNSQSIHQPWTDADASSIFLGKKYPKPIIDHQEARTKALSYYQQIKKGMD
- a CDS encoding CidA/LrgA family protein, whose product is MANKIQQNSFFQIVLVGLFWLASELLLKLVKLPLSGGILGLGIVLLLLATNCLKLNRIRRGAELLLANMLLFFIPGVLAILEHREFIGLLGLKILFIILLSTITVMLVTALVVDYCYRWRTHHAKQHSL
- a CDS encoding LrgB family protein codes for the protein MPSSILSESMIQAFFWSLITIGMYFITQKLYRRWPFWWLMPLALTPILVASVVLLLHVNYQDYFRGTKWLVLLIGPATVAFAIPIYEKRALIRQHWPVLLIGVIVGSFTAIASSWGLAILLGLDDNLRLSLLPRSISTPFAIEISRGIGAAPDLTAIFVIVTGILGAILGEFILSRLPFNSALARGALLGVGAHAAGTAQAHKIGNTEGAIASLAMILVGLFNILLLPLISYLLK
- a CDS encoding LysR family transcriptional regulator — translated: MEFKLLQTFIEVVRQGSFSKAAENLFTTQSTVSKAIKQLEEELGITLIERFKKRNVPTTAGEIVYQRGTKLLADRDDLLKELDEIRGLKQGRLRLGISPVGSSTLFAPLFVLYRQRYPGIEVELVEHGSDKLAECLRAGEIDFAGTLLPISEEFDCQLVRSEPLVALLASGHPLATKHCISLPELKEIPFILFGSGFALHRIILDACRHAGFEPKVVAQSSQIDFMLELVAAGLGVTFLPRMIATQRHTTQIRSLLLNGSEFQWNMAMTWRRNSYLSEAAQAWLALVREVHVDN
- a CDS encoding TspO/MBR family protein yields the protein MNKKSWTELIAWIITFEAIGFFLGMLTQANIPSWYEGLNKSGLTPPGPVFSIVWSILYALLAIVGWVLWCSRNESEMRSVFYLYSVQMLMNWAWTPLFFVLHWTGLSFLWILVMAGLTGLLMFSQTNKKKSLAILLLPYLIWLLFAAYLNGVIWLLN
- a CDS encoding DNA gyrase inhibitor YacG yields the protein MNNQQKIKCPICDKQNTWRPDNLFRPFCSERCKLIDLGEWASESRKIPGSSIDPESIVTTNNKQDNVDEQ